TGCAGTAGGTTCATAGGCAGGGTATGTGTTCTGAAACTGTCAAAATAAGAGATGGCACTTGAGAAGGCGGGAACCGGAATGCCCGAGGTAATGGCGGTGGAAACAACGTTCCTCCACGCCTGCTCATACTGCTGGATTGAAGTCTTAAAATAATTGTTCATAAGCAAATTTGCGAGCTCCGGCTCAGTCTGATATGCTTCGGCTATTTTGTTTAAAAACTGAGCCCTTATGATGCATCCTCCCCGGAATGTCTTTGCAATGTTAGAGAGATTGAGATTCCATCCGTAATGCTTTGACGCTTCCAGCATCAGACTGAACCCCTGTGCATACGCGCAAATCTTGCTGGCATAAAGTGCTTTTCTTACCGACTCGGCAAAATCTGTTGTTTTTTGCTCTGATTTTATGCTGCCACCATATAATTGGCTTGCTGCCATCCGGAGATCCTTGGCAGAAGAGAGGTACCGTTCAAAAACTGCGCCGGTAATCGTCGGAATAGAAACACCCAAGTCGAGTGCAGCCTGACTGGTCCATTTACCCGTTCCCTTCTGACCCGCAACATCCAAAATCATGTCCACCAGATAATTGTCCGAATCCAAATCCTTCTTGGTGAAGATATCCGATGTAATACTAATCAGATAGCTATTCAGTTCCCCTTGATTCCATTCTTTGAATACCGCGTGCAGATCAGGCGGGCTCATATTCAGCATATTTTTCAAAATCAGGTACGCTTCACAAATGAGCTGCATATCTGCATACTCGATTCCGTTATGGACCATCTTTACAAAATGACCCGCTCCATCTCTGCCGATATAATGGCAACATGGTTCTCCTTCTGCTCTCGCAGAGATATTCGTTAGAATCGGCTGAATCAATTCATATGCCTTTTCATCGCCGCCCGGCATAATCGCCGGCCCCGTGCGGGCACCTTCTTCTCCTCCGGAGATACCGACTCCGAAATAATGAAATCCTTCAGCCTCAAGTTCCTTGCTTCTGTTGATGGTTTGTTCAAAATAAGAATTACCTCCATCAATGATTACGTCTCCCTCAGTAAGATATGGTTTCAATTGTCTGATGGTAGCATCAACCGCATTTCCGGCCTTTACCATCAAAATGATTTTTCTCGGCAGTTCCAGTGATTGCACGAATTCTTCAAGGGTGAAGTACCCCTTCAGGGCTGTGCTGACGCATTTTGCAAGAAATTCTTCCGTTCTCTTTGCACTCCGGTTAAAAACCGATACGGTGTAGCCGTGGTCTGCTATATTTAAGGCAAGATTTTTTCCCATAACAGCCAATCCGATAATTCCAATGTTCTGCTTACTCCTCATATTTCCTCCACATTCTTAAGATTATCCCTTGCACATACCTCGTGCGGAGCGAGGCCGCATGTCTCTGTTTACCTGCAGATAGGTAAATTATAGCAGTTTGCATGTATATGTTCAATTAAAACAAATAGTGAAAGTTGGTTGAACTGTGTTATATTTTATGTAATTGATAAGAATACAGAACCTATCATAGAAAAAGCCCCCCTTGATATGGGAGGCCTTCTCTTACCATAAAACGTAGTTATTTGGTTTTGCGTTTTCCATTATAAAATATTAATTCCAGCGCTGGCATAACCTGTTAACGTATTGACGAGCGAAATGCCGCTGGCCGTTAACGTAAATACCATCAGAAGTCTTGTTCCCGCTGTTACAGGAATATTTAATCCTGAAAGAGATCCGGAGGCAATATCTCCAATAGTTATAATTCCGCTGAAGTTTGGAGCAAGCGTAACTTCAGTTCCGGCAATAGGTGAAAAAGTATTATTCGGGGTTGCAGATTGATAAAGTTGGGCATGAACTGTCAGGTCTGTTCCAATTAAGCTAAGCCCCAGAACAACACTGAAGTATGCTGTGACGTCCGAAATTATACCGTCTCTGGGTACTGAAAAAGCCATGTTGGCTAACAGCCCACCTGCACCAGTCAGGTCAATTGTGGCACCCAAAACATTTGGCAGAACCGTACTGTTACCAAAAGCAATGACAGCTGGCAGTCCCACAAGTCCTAAAGCAATTGAAGTTGGTGCAACCGGAAGTCCGGATGCAAACGGAATAATTGCACCGCTGCCGGTAGGCCCAGTAGCGCCGGTAGGACCAGTGGCGCCAGTAGGACCGGTAGCGCCGTCAGCGCCGGTAGGCCCAGTAGCGCCAGTAGGACCGGTAGCGCCGTCAGCGCCGGTAGAACCAGTGGCGCCAGTAGGACCGGTAGCTCCGGCAGCGCCGTCAGCGCCGGTAGGGCCAGTAGCGCCAGTAATACCATTAGCCCCGGTAGGACCGGTAGGCCCTATAGCCCCAGCAGGACCAGTGGCACCAGTAGGACCGGTAGCGCCGTCAGCGCCGGTAGGACCAGTAGCTCCGGCAGCCCCGTTAGCCCCAGCAGGACCAGTGGCACCAGTAGGACCGGTAGCCCCGTCAGCGCCGGTAGGGCCAGTAGCGCCAGTAATACCATTAGCCCCGGTAGGACCGGTAGGCCCTATAGCCCCAGCAGGACCAGTGGGTCCAGTAGCGCCAGCAGCCCCGTCAGCGCCGGTAGGACCAGTGGGTCCAGTAGGACCGGCAGCCCCATTAGCCCCGGCAGCGCCAGTAGGACCAGTAGCGCCAGTAATACCATTAGCCCCGGTAGGACCGGTAGGCCCTATAGCCCCAGCAGGACCAGTGGGTCCAGTAGCGCCAGCAGCCCCGTCAGCGCCGGTAGGTCCAGTAGCGCCAGTAATACCATTAGCCCCGGTAGGACCGGTAGGACCTATGGCTCCAGCAGGACCAGTGGGTCCAGTAGCACCAGTAGCTCCGGCAACACCATTGGCCCCGGTAGCGCCGGTCAAACCAGCAGGACCGGTCGGCCCGATCGGTCCCATCGGTCCTCTTTGCCCCATAGGCCCGATAGGTCCCATCGGTCCTCTTTGCCCCATAGGTCCCGTTGGTCCCATAGGCCCCATCGGCCCGACTGCGCCCCTGGGTCCCATTGGGCCGATAGGCCCCATTGCCCCCGCTGGCCCCATGGGCCCCCTACATCCCCTGGGACCCGGAGGTCCGGTAGGTCCTATATTATAAGGCGGACACGGTGGTCTGCATCTGCATTCACTCATAGATACATCAGAATTCTTTTCGACTTTTTTTTCAGAAAATTCTTGCATATAAGATCCTTTCCTTTCTGATTTTGCAGTTTTCTTTATCTGCTACTATAATATATGCCTACTGAAATAGGAAGTTCACAAAAAAGAAAGGAAAATGTCGAATTACGTAAAAATCGGCCCATCCATGTCTGCTGTAAACATAAGACATGGATGGGTCGGTTTTCCTTAAAAAAATTATGGACTTAAGCCTCGCTCTGCAGATTCTTGCCGGCTGTTGACAGCATAAGTTTAATGCGGTTCAGCTGATTTACTTCGGAGGCACCGGGATCGTAGTCAATGGCTACGATATTGGCTTTCGGGTACTTTTTCCTTATGGCTTTGATAACGCCTTTTCCGACGATATGGTTAGGCAGACAGCCAAAAGGCTGCGCGCAAACAATATTCGGAACATCTTCGTGAATCAGCTCCATCATTTCTCCGGTTAAGAACCAGCCTTCACCGGTTTGATTACCTACAGATACAATACTGGATGACATTCTGGCCAGATCATCAATTCTGGCAGGCGGAGTGAAGTGCTTACTCTTTTCGAATTCTTTCGTGGCGGCATCGCGCAGCCAGTTAATGAAGCCGATTCCAAGATTGGCAACAACAGAACTGGATTTTTTTAATCCGTAGTGTTCTGTCTTGAAGTTTGTATTGTAAAAGCAATAGCACATGAAATCAATCAAATCCGGGCATACTGCCTCAGCACCTTCTTTTTCCAGAAGATCAGCAAGATGGTTATTGGCAGCAGGGAGGAATTTTACAAGAATCTCCCCCACGATACCTACCCGTGGTTTTTTTATATCAGTAATCGGCAGATTGTCAAAATCACGAATCATAGTACGGCAGATTTGTTTGAATTTCGTATGACTCACATGCCTGCCACTCAAAAAGTTGATGCAGTAGCGCTCCCATTTCCGGTGAAGTCTGTTGGCAGAGCCTTTTTTTACTTCATAAGGGCGCA
The window above is part of the Novisyntrophococcus fermenticellae genome. Proteins encoded here:
- a CDS encoding exosporium glycoprotein BclB-related protein, yielding MQEFSEKKVEKNSDVSMSECRCRPPCPPYNIGPTGPPGPRGCRGPMGPAGAMGPIGPMGPRGAVGPMGPMGPTGPMGQRGPMGPIGPMGQRGPMGPIGPTGPAGLTGATGANGVAGATGATGPTGPAGAIGPTGPTGANGITGATGPTGADGAAGATGPTGPAGAIGPTGPTGANGITGATGPTGAAGANGAAGPTGPTGPTGADGAAGATGPTGPAGAIGPTGPTGANGITGATGPTGADGATGPTGATGPAGANGAAGATGPTGADGATGPTGATGPAGAIGPTGPTGANGITGATGPTGADGAAGATGPTGATGSTGADGATGPTGATGPTGADGATGPTGATGPTGATGPTGSGAIIPFASGLPVAPTSIALGLVGLPAVIAFGNSTVLPNVLGATIDLTGAGGLLANMAFSVPRDGIISDVTAYFSVVLGLSLIGTDLTVHAQLYQSATPNNTFSPIAGTEVTLAPNFSGIITIGDIASGSLSGLNIPVTAGTRLLMVFTLTASGISLVNTLTGYASAGINIL
- the gndA gene encoding NADP-dependent phosphogluconate dehydrogenase; translated protein: MRSKQNIGIIGLAVMGKNLALNIADHGYTVSVFNRSAKRTEEFLAKCVSTALKGYFTLEEFVQSLELPRKIILMVKAGNAVDATIRQLKPYLTEGDVIIDGGNSYFEQTINRSKELEAEGFHYFGVGISGGEEGARTGPAIMPGGDEKAYELIQPILTNISARAEGEPCCHYIGRDGAGHFVKMVHNGIEYADMQLICEAYLILKNMLNMSPPDLHAVFKEWNQGELNSYLISITSDIFTKKDLDSDNYLVDMILDVAGQKGTGKWTSQAALDLGVSIPTITGAVFERYLSSAKDLRMAASQLYGGSIKSEQKTTDFAESVRKALYASKICAYAQGFSLMLEASKHYGWNLNLSNIAKTFRGGCIIRAQFLNKIAEAYQTEPELANLLMNNYFKTSIQQYEQAWRNVVSTAITSGIPVPAFSSAISYFDSFRTHTLPMNLLQAQRDYFGTHTYKRIDKEGTYHTQW